A region of uncultured Draconibacterium sp. DNA encodes the following proteins:
- a CDS encoding SusC/RagA family TonB-linked outer membrane protein, with protein MKDNEYVKSLSVDNYSHILRVMRITIFILFVSATCAFSNSYSQQTFFSFEIKEKTIWDVFNQIENSSEYVFLFADELSPDLQQKVSVKVEEKTLDRVLDEVFKATKLAYKINDRQVLISKKETEASDWPNQPQNSKTIKGKVVDEDGEPLPGATVTTKSEPIIGTATNADGAFSIQIPEETEVLVVSFVGMKSQNLVLDEGKLLYNVVMDPVVNDISEVIATGYFVRKKDDFTGSAITVTQEELKTIAPGNVLQSLEAFDPSFKIVESNLLGSNPNRLPNINVRGASSIPAGSGDIIRRDNIGSNVNMPTFILDGYEVGVEKVYDLDINRIESITVLKDAAATAIYGSRAANGVVVITTVSPKEGELRVSYNMNINLSAPDLGSYNVLNAADKLEYERLAGLYEYNGSISQDELDELYNQKKYNVISGVNTYWLSQPVRNAVGSNHSLYIEGGSETIRYGVNLLYQNNPGVMEGSKRDRFGVGSDLSYNLNDKFLFKNNLSVTQVNGAESPYGSFAGYVRMNPYYPKTDENGSIIREIDSWTDRSGANGSESTEVVLNPLYEGTLNSFNKNKYTEIIDAFSVDWHISDALRVKGLMSLTHKQTEQDVFISPLSNYYYFYSTEDLDKRGEYDYSASTQTTIDGNITATYSKGFGSHFLNVALGANIRQFEYDLKGMAATGFSNDRLINIGFANGYKEDTTPWSSASMERLFGSFLNVNYSFKNKYLVDVSFRADGSSKFGSDNKVAPFYSMGVGWNLHRENFMKDINWLSQLRLKANTGLTGSVSFDPYMSNTLYGYYKDNWYSTGVGAIVTQYGNEDLKWQRTKTYDVQVDLGLLNDRLYFSGHLYNKLTEDMLTDITLPPSTGFSSYKANLGDIKNKGFEISTKLNVVKTKDWNVSLNGNFVHNENTLVKISNSLKAFNENVDEAQNSDDYKGVPLLRYNEGQSLNTIYAVRSRGIDPENGKEIFIKKDGTLTYDWDVADVVPIKDGTPTLEGYFGGSVYFKGFLLSCTFRSYFGGYNYNQTLVDRVENASPRYNVDERALENRWKQPGDVALYKDISDLGTTYVTERFIQKDNVLELNSVYFSYDFDKDWIKKFSLENLRAAITLNDVWRASSIDVERGIDYPFARNFTFSIQTTF; from the coding sequence ATGAAAGATAATGAATATGTAAAATCCTTGTCAGTTGACAATTATTCCCATATTTTAAGAGTTATGCGAATTACCATCTTTATTCTGTTTGTTAGTGCAACATGTGCTTTTTCAAACTCATACTCTCAGCAAACGTTTTTTTCTTTTGAAATAAAAGAGAAGACGATTTGGGATGTTTTTAATCAGATCGAAAATTCAAGCGAATATGTTTTTCTTTTCGCCGATGAACTTTCTCCTGATCTTCAGCAAAAAGTAAGTGTCAAAGTCGAAGAAAAAACCTTAGATAGGGTATTGGATGAGGTTTTCAAGGCAACAAAACTGGCTTATAAAATTAACGACCGCCAGGTTCTCATTTCAAAAAAGGAAACCGAAGCATCTGATTGGCCAAATCAGCCGCAAAACAGTAAAACCATTAAGGGTAAGGTTGTTGACGAAGACGGCGAACCTTTGCCCGGAGCTACCGTTACAACAAAATCAGAACCAATAATTGGTACAGCAACCAATGCCGACGGAGCGTTTTCGATACAAATTCCCGAAGAAACCGAAGTTCTGGTTGTATCATTTGTTGGAATGAAAAGCCAAAACCTCGTACTTGACGAAGGGAAATTATTGTACAATGTTGTTATGGACCCCGTGGTAAACGACATTTCTGAGGTTATTGCTACCGGTTATTTTGTTCGGAAAAAAGACGATTTTACGGGATCGGCCATAACCGTAACTCAAGAAGAGTTAAAAACCATTGCTCCCGGAAATGTCCTGCAAAGTTTAGAGGCGTTTGATCCATCGTTTAAAATTGTTGAAAGCAATTTGCTGGGATCGAATCCAAACCGTTTACCAAACATTAATGTACGCGGTGCCTCATCTATTCCTGCCGGCTCAGGCGATATTATCCGCCGCGACAATATTGGCAGTAATGTTAATATGCCAACATTTATTCTCGACGGTTACGAGGTTGGTGTTGAGAAAGTGTATGACCTTGATATTAACAGGATCGAATCGATTACCGTTTTAAAAGATGCGGCCGCTACCGCAATTTACGGATCGAGGGCGGCAAATGGAGTGGTAGTTATTACAACCGTTTCTCCAAAAGAAGGCGAACTAAGGGTTTCGTATAATATGAATATTAACCTTAGCGCACCCGATTTGGGTTCTTACAATGTGTTAAATGCCGCCGATAAACTCGAGTACGAAAGGCTGGCCGGCCTTTACGAGTATAATGGTTCAATAAGTCAGGATGAATTGGATGAACTGTATAACCAGAAAAAATACAACGTAATAAGTGGTGTTAATACCTATTGGCTTTCGCAACCTGTCCGGAATGCGGTTGGTTCGAATCACTCGCTTTATATCGAAGGTGGAAGCGAAACCATACGTTATGGTGTTAATTTGTTGTACCAAAATAATCCCGGGGTTATGGAAGGATCAAAAAGGGATCGTTTTGGTGTAGGCAGTGATTTATCCTATAATTTGAACGATAAATTTTTATTCAAAAATAATCTGAGCGTAACCCAGGTTAATGGTGCTGAATCGCCATACGGTAGTTTTGCCGGCTATGTGCGAATGAATCCGTATTACCCGAAAACAGATGAAAACGGCAGCATTATTCGCGAAATAGATTCGTGGACTGATAGAAGTGGGGCCAACGGCTCGGAGAGTACTGAAGTTGTGCTTAACCCTTTGTACGAAGGAACACTGAACAGTTTCAATAAAAACAAGTACACAGAGATAATCGATGCTTTTTCTGTTGACTGGCACATTTCTGATGCATTAAGAGTTAAGGGTTTAATGAGCTTAACCCACAAGCAAACCGAGCAAGATGTCTTTATTTCGCCGCTTAGTAATTACTATTACTTCTATTCAACTGAAGATTTGGATAAGCGTGGTGAATATGATTACAGTGCAAGCACCCAAACCACCATTGACGGTAATATTACAGCCACATACAGCAAAGGTTTTGGCAGTCACTTTCTGAACGTTGCTTTGGGAGCAAATATCCGTCAGTTTGAATACGATTTAAAAGGAATGGCTGCTACAGGGTTCTCGAACGACCGCCTTATAAACATTGGGTTTGCCAACGGCTACAAAGAAGATACAACGCCATGGAGCAGTGCAAGCATGGAAAGACTTTTTGGCTCGTTTTTAAACGTAAATTACTCTTTTAAAAACAAGTACCTGGTTGATGTTTCATTTCGTGCTGATGGTTCTTCAAAATTTGGATCAGATAATAAGGTCGCTCCGTTTTATTCGATGGGTGTAGGATGGAATTTGCACCGCGAGAATTTTATGAAGGATATAAATTGGTTAAGCCAGTTGCGATTAAAAGCGAATACCGGTTTAACAGGTTCGGTATCTTTTGATCCTTACATGTCGAATACATTGTATGGCTACTACAAAGACAACTGGTATTCTACAGGTGTTGGTGCAATTGTAACTCAGTACGGTAACGAAGACCTGAAGTGGCAACGCACAAAAACTTACGATGTTCAGGTTGATCTTGGATTGCTGAATGATCGTTTGTATTTCTCGGGACATTTGTACAACAAACTAACCGAAGATATGCTGACGGATATTACACTTCCGCCTTCAACCGGTTTTTCTTCGTATAAAGCAAATTTGGGCGATATCAAAAACAAAGGTTTCGAGATCAGTACAAAACTAAATGTGGTTAAAACCAAAGACTGGAATGTTTCGTTAAACGGAAACTTTGTACACAACGAAAACACGCTGGTAAAAATTTCGAATTCGCTGAAAGCCTTTAACGAAAATGTTGATGAGGCACAAAACAGCGACGATTACAAAGGTGTTCCGCTGTTGCGTTATAACGAAGGCCAGTCGTTAAACACTATTTACGCCGTTCGTTCGAGAGGGATTGACCCGGAGAACGGGAAAGAAATATTTATTAAAAAAGACGGAACATTAACCTACGATTGGGATGTTGCAGATGTTGTGCCGATTAAAGACGGTACACCAACTCTTGAAGGTTATTTTGGAGGCAGTGTTTATTTTAAAGGCTTTTTGTTAAGCTGTACTTTCCGCTCATATTTTGGCGGCTATAACTACAACCAAACATTGGTCGACCGCGTTGAAAATGCCAGCCCTCGATACAATGTTGACGAACGTGCCCTGGAAAACCGCTGGAAGCAGCCCGGAGATGTGGCTTTGTACAAAGATATTTCTGACCTTGGAACAACCTACGTAACCGAGCGCTTTATTCAAAAGGATAATGTTCTTGAGTTGAACTCAGTGTACTTTTCGTATGATTTTGATAAAGACTGGATTAAAAAGTTCAGCCTCGAAAACCTGCGTGCAGCAATTACGCTGAATGATGTTTGGCGCGCCTCATCTATTGATGTCGAACGGGGAATTGATTACCCTTTTGCGCGGAATTTTACATTTTCAATTCAGACCACTTTTTAA
- a CDS encoding RagB/SusD family nutrient uptake outer membrane protein, protein MMKNLLYTAILLLLMTSCNEWLDIQPEASVSEKELFSTREGFYEALNGIYTRSSQADLYGGEFSVGTTGVLAQNYSNSVYDYTFYQKTSLYDYTDQDFKNRRNGIWGAAYNAIANCNLILENIDEQKNLFAENEFEMIKGEVLALRAYLHFDMLRMFGPSYLTGAAEPAIPYVTSYSNKVTELLTVSEICTLTIADLEAAKELLENDLIRTEDYVVGYPGEEDVTETDNPLLFLQNRRHRLNYYAVCGELARVYLYVADYPKALTNAEIVINSDKFPWVDVADLLEADPQLKDRIMYSELIFGWYADGQETNLYNRFNSVVTGQYIDYNAARSFYEVGGVGAEDYRFKAWFTQVASSNNGSRYQINKFLRDEDLNLHPLVIPGIRLGEIYFIAAESAYSTDPEKAWMYLNTLRFRRGIGNELNESTENIDFTTEILKEYRKETFAEGQLFFAYKRLNATIIGQNNTSYGPDPEIFNIPFPEDEIEFGNR, encoded by the coding sequence ATGATGAAAAATTTATTATACACAGCAATTTTATTACTCCTGATGACTTCGTGCAACGAGTGGCTTGACATTCAGCCTGAAGCATCAGTGAGCGAAAAAGAATTGTTTTCAACACGAGAAGGTTTTTACGAAGCACTTAACGGAATTTACACCCGCAGTTCGCAGGCCGATTTGTATGGTGGCGAGTTTTCGGTTGGTACTACCGGAGTGTTGGCTCAGAATTATTCCAACAGCGTTTACGATTACACCTTTTATCAGAAAACATCGCTTTACGATTATACAGATCAGGATTTTAAAAACAGACGCAATGGCATTTGGGGCGCTGCTTACAACGCTATTGCCAATTGTAACCTTATCCTCGAAAACATCGACGAACAAAAAAATCTGTTTGCCGAAAATGAATTCGAAATGATAAAAGGCGAAGTACTGGCGCTTCGGGCTTACCTGCATTTTGATATGCTTCGTATGTTTGGCCCTTCGTATTTGACAGGAGCCGCCGAGCCGGCCATCCCGTACGTAACAAGTTACAGCAACAAAGTAACCGAATTATTAACGGTATCAGAGATTTGTACGCTTACAATTGCTGATCTGGAAGCTGCAAAAGAGTTGTTGGAAAACGATCTGATCAGAACCGAAGATTATGTAGTTGGGTATCCGGGCGAAGAGGATGTAACGGAAACCGACAATCCGCTATTGTTTTTACAGAACCGGAGACACCGTTTAAATTACTATGCGGTTTGTGGCGAGTTGGCGCGGGTATATTTATATGTTGCCGACTACCCAAAGGCATTAACAAATGCTGAAATCGTAATAAACTCGGATAAATTTCCGTGGGTCGATGTTGCTGATTTACTCGAAGCCGACCCGCAGCTGAAAGACCGGATCATGTATAGCGAATTAATTTTTGGTTGGTATGCCGACGGGCAGGAGACAAACCTTTACAACCGGTTTAACAGTGTTGTTACCGGTCAGTATATCGACTATAACGCCGCCCGCTCGTTTTACGAAGTAGGAGGAGTTGGAGCTGAAGATTACCGTTTTAAAGCCTGGTTTACACAAGTAGCCAGTAGCAACAATGGTTCGCGTTACCAGATAAACAAGTTTTTACGCGACGAAGATCTTAATTTGCATCCGCTTGTAATTCCGGGTATCCGACTTGGCGAAATCTATTTTATTGCTGCTGAAAGCGCTTACAGTACCGATCCGGAAAAAGCCTGGATGTATTTAAATACACTGCGTTTTCGCCGTGGTATTGGAAATGAATTGAACGAAAGCACTGAGAATATCGATTTTACTACTGAGATATTGAAGGAATACCGCAAAGAAACGTTTGCCGAAGGCCAACTGTTTTTTGCCTACAAAAGGCTTAATGCAACTATTATCGGGCAGAATAATACATCGTATGGTCCTGACCCCGAAATATTTAATATCCCGTTTCCTGAGGATGAAATCGAATTTGGAAATCGTTAG
- a CDS encoding DUF4843 domain-containing protein, whose translation MKNWTLFIVIIIVIGVSSCGENPDFVYHGQDNIYLDYEDSTARVISHSFAYTPEKVEDTIFVPVRISGNTVTYDRTFKLVVKADETTAEEELHYQPFKSEYTMSADTGAVLVPVVIYNTDPELAEKTVTLAFALEATSDFQINFPHLNYAEISFSNRLEQPSWWMFWMGQLGLYSRVKHQLFLISTGTNDMPIMSEPNAYLLVPEALYHISQYTALVSDPFSWVEDNPEYALTEKENGDYDFYLKETPEKVILLKKDEGTGSYQFIDENGQSI comes from the coding sequence ATGAAAAATTGGACACTATTTATAGTAATAATAATTGTTATCGGGGTAAGTTCATGTGGCGAAAATCCTGACTTTGTTTACCATGGACAGGATAATATTTATCTGGATTATGAGGATAGCACAGCCCGGGTAATTTCTCACTCGTTTGCTTATACACCCGAAAAAGTTGAAGACACCATTTTTGTTCCCGTTCGGATTTCGGGGAATACAGTAACTTACGATCGTACATTTAAATTAGTAGTGAAAGCAGATGAAACCACCGCGGAGGAAGAGCTGCATTACCAACCATTTAAAAGTGAATATACAATGTCGGCCGACACTGGTGCGGTTTTGGTACCGGTTGTTATTTACAACACCGATCCGGAACTGGCAGAAAAAACAGTAACCCTGGCTTTTGCGCTGGAAGCAACAAGCGATTTTCAGATAAATTTCCCACACTTAAATTATGCCGAAATATCGTTTTCAAACCGTTTGGAGCAGCCCAGCTGGTGGATGTTCTGGATGGGGCAACTCGGATTATATTCGCGCGTGAAGCACCAGTTGTTTTTAATCTCAACCGGAACAAACGATATGCCCATAATGTCGGAACCCAATGCTTATTTGCTGGTTCCTGAAGCGCTTTATCACATTTCGCAGTACACGGCACTTGTTTCCGATCCTTTTTCGTGGGTTGAAGACAATCCTGAATACGCGCTTACGGAAAAAGAGAACGGCGACTACGATTTCTACCTAAAAGAAACACCCGAAAAGGTTATTCTTTTAAAGAAAGATGAAGGTACCGGTTCGTACCAGTTTATTGATGAAAACGGACAGAGTATTTAA
- a CDS encoding PKD-like family lipoprotein: MKKILVILIAGLALFATSCIEDLGNYDYTAPEDPVVTGLDSVYFVNVGDQLVIKPSVSHSNKEDLSYEWKISIPDEVREATYEGEELNIFFGLKTKSYNARFTVVNNANGMKYFYYFIITAQANFSEGIAVLTSVGGKAELSFVKPDGTVQSNIYEQMYNEPLPDNPRQLVAIQHQYMQGFPYLGYWIICGDQENPGVEIDVNTFQRIKYFRENFFDDQEGPLNAQAFIPQAVGVMSGIVNGKLYIGASTTYYISPIYGYFGSPVPGDYTLANQFVYSQAYYLGYDQANKNLSYFDGGANFYGDAFNVTGDAFDPKNMDIELYAFEMISMDVNYIFAKDNADGKVYEYKFGVIPMNPAMINVLEKNEFPRQDLVDENTKWLLTNTEIVYFTHADKVYRYNPLNQEIRALDTDFGGKNVSMIKLGTEENTLVAGTEGNLYFLDISTGKYGDIKEKISGLQGEPVDLYEKKN, encoded by the coding sequence ATGAAAAAAATATTAGTAATACTGATTGCAGGCCTTGCGTTATTTGCAACGTCTTGTATTGAAGACCTCGGGAATTACGATTACACAGCTCCCGAAGATCCGGTTGTAACGGGTTTAGATAGCGTGTACTTTGTAAATGTTGGCGATCAGTTGGTTATTAAGCCATCTGTTTCGCACAGTAACAAAGAAGACTTGTCGTACGAGTGGAAAATCTCAATCCCTGACGAAGTGCGCGAAGCTACCTACGAAGGCGAAGAACTTAATATTTTCTTTGGCCTGAAAACCAAATCTTACAATGCTCGCTTTACGGTGGTAAACAATGCTAACGGAATGAAATATTTTTACTATTTCATTATCACAGCACAAGCCAATTTCTCAGAAGGTATTGCAGTTTTAACTTCGGTTGGCGGAAAAGCCGAATTATCGTTTGTAAAACCCGACGGTACTGTGCAATCCAATATTTACGAGCAAATGTACAACGAGCCACTGCCCGATAACCCACGACAATTGGTTGCTATTCAACATCAATATATGCAGGGATTTCCCTATTTGGGGTACTGGATTATTTGCGGAGACCAGGAAAATCCTGGGGTTGAAATTGATGTAAACACCTTTCAGCGAATAAAATACTTCAGAGAGAATTTCTTTGACGACCAGGAAGGTCCACTCAATGCGCAGGCTTTTATTCCTCAGGCAGTTGGAGTTATGAGCGGTATTGTGAATGGAAAGCTTTACATTGGGGCATCAACCACCTATTACATCAGTCCTATTTACGGATATTTTGGCTCACCAGTTCCCGGAGATTATACCTTAGCCAATCAATTTGTGTACAGTCAGGCTTATTATCTTGGTTACGATCAAGCCAATAAAAACCTTTCTTATTTCGATGGCGGTGCTAATTTTTACGGCGATGCTTTTAATGTAACAGGCGATGCTTTTGATCCGAAAAATATGGATATTGAGCTGTATGCCTTCGAAATGATTAGCATGGATGTTAACTACATTTTTGCCAAAGACAATGCCGATGGTAAAGTTTACGAATACAAATTTGGGGTCATTCCAATGAATCCGGCGATGATAAATGTGCTGGAGAAGAACGAATTTCCGCGTCAGGATTTGGTTGATGAAAATACAAAATGGCTGCTTACCAATACCGAGATTGTTTACTTTACACATGCCGATAAAGTTTACCGTTACAACCCGTTAAACCAGGAAATTCGTGCGTTGGATACTGATTTTGGTGGTAAAAATGTTAGCATGATTAAACTGGGAACCGAAGAAAATACTTTGGTTGCAGGTACCGAAGGAAACCTTTATTTCCTTGATATCAGCACCGGAAAATACGGCGATATCAAAGAGAAAATATCGGGTTTGCAGGGAGAACCGGTTGATTTATACGAGAAAAAGAATTAA
- a CDS encoding AhpC/TSA family protein, whose translation MKKIITVFLGLLPILGFAQKTFTIEGEIKHLSEPAKIYLDYMVGNDNYSDSTSTANGKFKFEGIASDEPGAARMIVDYTGKSKPYGATFGTTTYFYVAEETIKMVADTTMENVKYYNSQVNDQYNAYVDAIGGTVMQLAAKMNKLFAAATPEQQKDPEFKAGMDKKYKALMEEHQRKQIEFARENPNSYFSIVALRDGTGQDFDVAETQALYDNLSEEVKNTSPGKAFVLRLEAAQTTSIGDIAPDFTQNDVDDNPVSLSDYRGKYVLIDFWASWCHPCRGENPNLVIAYEKYADNGFDILGISLDDKRTKQAWFKAIETDGLTWTNVSDLKGWNNQAAQLYGVRAVPTNYLIDPKGNIIAKNLRGEALNERLAELFH comes from the coding sequence ATGAAGAAAATTATAACGGTATTTTTGGGCTTATTGCCAATCCTTGGTTTTGCCCAAAAAACATTTACAATCGAAGGCGAAATCAAACATTTAAGCGAGCCTGCAAAAATCTATCTGGACTATATGGTTGGCAACGATAACTACTCCGATTCAACAAGTACAGCTAATGGCAAGTTTAAATTCGAAGGCATTGCCAGCGACGAACCCGGTGCAGCCCGAATGATTGTTGACTACACCGGAAAAAGCAAACCTTACGGTGCTACTTTTGGAACTACAACCTATTTTTATGTGGCCGAAGAAACCATAAAAATGGTAGCTGACACTACCATGGAGAATGTAAAATATTACAACTCTCAGGTAAACGATCAATACAACGCTTATGTTGATGCGATTGGTGGTACAGTAATGCAATTGGCCGCCAAAATGAATAAGTTATTTGCCGCTGCCACACCGGAGCAACAGAAAGATCCTGAATTTAAAGCCGGGATGGATAAAAAATACAAGGCACTGATGGAGGAGCACCAACGCAAGCAAATTGAATTTGCCCGCGAAAATCCGAACAGCTACTTCAGTATTGTGGCTTTGCGCGACGGTACCGGACAAGACTTTGATGTGGCTGAAACACAAGCATTGTACGATAATTTAAGCGAAGAAGTAAAAAATACATCACCGGGCAAAGCCTTTGTTTTGCGTTTAGAGGCGGCTCAAACCACAAGCATTGGCGATATCGCTCCTGATTTTACACAAAATGATGTAGATGATAATCCGGTGAGTTTGTCCGATTATCGCGGAAAATATGTGTTGATCGATTTTTGGGCATCATGGTGTCATCCCTGTCGTGGCGAGAATCCGAATTTGGTAATAGCCTACGAAAAATATGCTGATAATGGCTTTGATATTCTGGGAATTTCGCTCGACGACAAGCGTACAAAGCAGGCCTGGTTTAAAGCCATTGAAACCGATGGGTTGACCTGGACAAATGTATCCGATTTAAAAGGCTGGAACAACCAGGCCGCTCAACTTTATGGTGTAAGGGCTGTACCAACAAATTACCTGATTGACCCGAAGGGAAACATAATTGCCAAGAACTTAAGGGGTGAAGCGCTAAACGAAAGACTGGCAGAGCTTTTCCATTAA